In a genomic window of Flavobacterium crassostreae:
- a CDS encoding DUF4153 domain-containing protein, with protein MARFLSFQKISSTTVHTILRFPLETLTALLGTIASCYAIANHQNKELNHILMQFLLCCSLWLVLFLSLSLYFTKNQKHSIYRFGLSTVFGAAIAWFVFNFSEPIKSFELFQFLALSLALHLLVSFAGFISTKYQTEIFWEFNKQLFLRILTAALYSMVIYAGLSFALLAIKLLFEVELADKIYFYLFCIIAGIFNTLFFLAGVPDTTAAATTLKWNYPVGLKKFTQYVLMPLISIYFVILLAYEFKIIATLSLPIGWVSNLILVFAIFGILSLLLIYPIAKDFENAWVKIFYKWFYYLLVPLLGLLFWAIIYRINLYGFTHERYFVLMLALWLSMVTIYFIFKKNPEIKYIPVSLCIMALATITGPQSANSVSKKSQLNRFASYVINNPKTNLSIKEEHDLSSVVAFLTEHYGAEVLIPYSGKIKELVQKDKNPTNYEIVEALGHVYRGSYRSNTNTKPTLYYNYYNSQNQEITAINGYDFAFTIDDYNALDCTNCIQQNLKSYSFKTATTDYGIALIINDEVVPIKIKDFVNQTSAFKSADHNSKILQHITTPKYELVLHYQSITMRYSNNETLLDTYQIKALLKIKEN; from the coding sequence ATGGCACGATTTCTTTCTTTCCAAAAAATTAGCAGTACAACAGTCCACACTATTTTACGATTTCCTCTAGAAACCCTTACAGCACTTTTAGGAACCATTGCCTCTTGCTACGCCATAGCAAACCACCAAAACAAAGAACTAAACCACATTTTGATGCAATTTTTGCTATGTTGTTCTTTATGGCTAGTATTGTTTTTGTCTCTGAGTTTGTATTTTACAAAAAATCAAAAACATAGCATTTATCGTTTTGGCCTGAGTACGGTATTTGGCGCAGCTATTGCGTGGTTTGTTTTTAATTTTTCAGAACCAATAAAATCTTTTGAGCTATTTCAGTTTCTGGCATTGAGTCTTGCGCTGCACCTATTGGTGTCTTTTGCCGGCTTTATTTCCACTAAATACCAAACAGAGATTTTTTGGGAATTTAACAAACAATTATTCCTTAGAATCCTAACCGCAGCATTGTACAGCATGGTTATTTATGCCGGATTGTCCTTTGCCCTATTGGCTATAAAGCTTTTGTTTGAAGTCGAGTTAGCCGATAAAATATATTTTTATTTGTTTTGTATAATTGCCGGAATTTTTAACACGCTTTTTTTCTTGGCTGGAGTTCCAGATACAACAGCTGCCGCAACTACCCTAAAATGGAATTATCCGGTTGGACTAAAAAAATTCACCCAATACGTGCTAATGCCACTAATTAGTATTTATTTTGTTATTTTACTGGCGTATGAATTTAAAATAATTGCCACACTTTCGTTGCCTATTGGTTGGGTCTCCAATTTAATTTTGGTTTTTGCTATTTTTGGTATCTTATCCTTATTATTGATTTACCCCATAGCAAAAGATTTTGAAAACGCTTGGGTAAAAATTTTTTACAAATGGTTTTACTACTTACTCGTGCCTTTATTAGGGCTGCTATTTTGGGCCATTATTTACCGTATTAATCTATATGGTTTTACGCACGAAAGATACTTTGTTTTAATGCTAGCATTATGGCTATCGATGGTAACGATTTACTTTATCTTTAAAAAAAATCCAGAAATAAAATACATCCCTGTTAGTCTATGTATTATGGCACTAGCAACCATTACAGGCCCACAGAGCGCCAATTCTGTATCCAAAAAAAGCCAACTAAACCGTTTTGCTTCTTATGTAATAAATAACCCTAAAACCAACCTATCCATAAAAGAAGAACACGATTTAAGTAGCGTAGTTGCTTTTCTTACGGAGCACTACGGTGCAGAAGTGCTAATTCCGTACTCTGGCAAGATTAAAGAGTTAGTCCAAAAAGACAAAAACCCTACCAATTATGAGATCGTAGAAGCACTCGGGCATGTATACAGAGGGTCTTACAGAAGCAACACCAATACCAAACCCACACTTTATTACAACTATTACAACAGCCAAAACCAAGAAATTACAGCCATCAATGGCTATGATTTTGCCTTTACAATAGACGATTATAACGCCTTAGACTGCACCAATTGCATCCAACAGAACCTCAAGTCGTATTCGTTTAAAACGGCAACAACAGATTATGGCATTGCTCTAATAATTAATGATGAGGTTGTTCCTATCAAGATAAAAGACTTTGTAAATCAGACCTCTGCATTTAAATCCGCAGATCATAACTCCAAAATACTACAGCATATCACAACTCCAAAATACGAATTGGTATTGCATTACCAATCCATCACCATGCGCTATAGCAATAACGAAACACTGCTTGATACTTACCAAATCAAAGCATTATTGAAAATAAAAGAAAATTAA
- a CDS encoding outer membrane beta-barrel protein, with product MKKIALLLAVFAFNFANAQAPLEEGGIQLNAGVGTSGWGTPVYLGLDYGIATNFTLGGELSYQSYNQNIGFGMGSSELKSSILGIQANGNYHFNELLNIPSEWDFYAGANLNYFSWTTKMSGKTYDYNDADNFGIGLQVGGRYFFNDKFGVNVQLGGGNVVSGAKIGVTYKL from the coding sequence ATGAAAAAAATTGCTCTTTTATTAGCTGTATTTGCTTTTAATTTCGCTAATGCCCAAGCTCCTTTAGAAGAAGGAGGTATTCAGTTAAATGCTGGGGTTGGAACCTCAGGTTGGGGAACTCCAGTGTACTTAGGTCTGGATTATGGTATTGCAACCAACTTTACCCTTGGTGGAGAATTATCTTACCAATCGTACAACCAAAATATTGGTTTTGGTATGGGTTCTTCAGAATTAAAAAGTAGTATCTTAGGTATTCAAGCCAATGGAAACTACCATTTCAATGAATTGTTAAATATTCCTAGTGAATGGGATTTTTACGCTGGAGCAAATTTAAACTACTTTAGTTGGACTACTAAAATGAGCGGTAAAACTTATGATTATAATGATGCAGATAACTTTGGTATTGGTTTACAAGTTGGTGGTCGTTATTTCTTTAATGATAAGTTTGGAGTAAATGTTCAATTAGGAGGAGGTAATGTAGTAAGTGGCGCCAAAATTGGAGTTACGTACAAATTATAA
- a CDS encoding deoxynucleoside kinase, whose protein sequence is MHIAVAGNIGSGKTTLTRLLAKQFKWEPHYEDVVDNPYLDDFYHQMERWSFNLQIYFLNSRFRQVMQIRESGKKIIQDRTIYEDAHIFAPNLHAMGLMTNRDFQNYSSLFELMESTVKAPDLLIYLRSSIPNLVGQIHKRGREYENSISIEYLSRLNERYEAWIHTYSRGKLLIIDVDKMNFVDNPEDLGAVFNKIDAELNGLF, encoded by the coding sequence ATGCACATAGCAGTAGCAGGAAATATAGGATCCGGAAAAACCACTTTAACCCGTTTATTGGCCAAACAATTTAAATGGGAACCCCATTACGAAGACGTAGTAGACAATCCTTATTTGGATGATTTTTACCATCAAATGGAGCGTTGGTCTTTTAATTTACAGATATATTTTTTGAATAGTCGTTTTAGACAAGTGATGCAAATCCGAGAAAGCGGAAAAAAAATCATTCAGGACCGAACCATTTATGAAGATGCGCATATATTTGCTCCCAACCTTCATGCTATGGGGTTGATGACCAATCGGGATTTCCAGAACTATTCTTCTTTGTTTGAATTGATGGAATCTACGGTTAAGGCGCCGGATTTATTAATTTATTTAAGAAGCTCTATTCCTAATTTGGTAGGTCAGATACACAAAAGAGGCCGGGAGTACGAAAATTCGATCTCTATAGAATATTTGAGCCGTTTAAACGAGCGTTATGAAGCTTGGATCCATACTTATAGCCGTGGCAAATTATTGATTATTGATGTAGACAAAATGAATTTTGTGGATAATCCAGAAGATTTAGGAGCCGTTTTTAACAAAATTGATGCGGAGTTGAATGGTTTGTTCTAA
- a CDS encoding inorganic diphosphatase, whose amino-acid sequence MTSDKITTFDVLIEIPRGSRNKYEYDFDLKRMRFDRMLYSSMMYPADYGFIPETLALDGDPLDVLVLFHEPTFPGCVVEVKPIGVFNMADDKGPDEKVICVPVSDPIWNSLNDLSDMNPHLIKEIEHFFQVYKDLENKTVEISGWGDVNQAHHIIKECAARFQALENKPEGLFSIK is encoded by the coding sequence ATGACATCAGATAAAATAACCACTTTCGATGTGTTGATCGAAATCCCAAGAGGAAGCAGAAACAAATACGAGTACGATTTTGACCTAAAAAGAATGCGTTTTGACCGCATGTTATATTCTTCCATGATGTATCCAGCAGATTACGGTTTCATACCAGAAACCCTAGCCTTAGATGGAGATCCATTAGACGTATTGGTATTGTTTCATGAACCTACTTTTCCAGGATGCGTAGTTGAGGTAAAACCAATTGGTGTATTTAATATGGCAGACGATAAAGGGCCAGACGAAAAAGTAATTTGCGTACCGGTTTCGGACCCAATCTGGAATTCGTTAAATGACTTATCGGATATGAATCCGCATTTAATCAAAGAGATAGAACACTTTTTTCAAGTATATAAAGATCTAGAAAACAAAACCGTTGAAATAAGCGGCTGGGGAGATGTAAACCAAGCACACCACATAATCAAAGAATGTGCTGCCCGTTTTCAGGCGCTTGAAAACAAACCAGAAGGCTTGTTTAGTATAAAATAA
- a CDS encoding DUF5686 family protein: MKNKIRFSWLLLVVVHVLWSQTKVGGVVVDKDNLPIAFANVAFKGSSEGMVANEEGRFYLESDSNYSILTVSSVGYNDRELTLLHAVNYNLKVSLSEIQTLNEVVIFTGKTSKKNNPALDILRKIWERKRKNGLYQFEQYQMEKYEKVEFDMNTIDSAFMKSKVFKGMEFVFKHIDTSKVTGKSYLPIFINETLSDVYGSNKLKKIKEKLKANKNSGFSNNQQILSFVKDLYSDYDIYNNHLTFFDKSFTSPLSKTGIDVYNYVLRDSAYINNKWCYNILFYPRRKNELTFKGDFWVNDTTYAIKKINMAVTRSANINWVKEIYIEQEFEVQNDSVFLLTRDYMMSDFALNKKDESKGVYGKRTTLYDHHKFNIEKPAAFYKEEVNYIDNAVYNRSEAYWEENRFENLNKDERGVYKMLDTLKTVTKFKQLYSLVSILGSGYIEFPPIDYGPIFSSFGYNEVEGIRLRTGGRTYFGPNDSWRLQGYTAYGFQDNKFKYGLSGKWMVDKKKRIILSAGNRRDVEQIGASLTTTNDVLGRSFASSALFTTGSNGKLTNINLTNVGVAIEPIKNITLQTGFSYRTLESASPSFSLDYYTNATATTTASKVKQSELNLQVEYTPNRKTIGYGVERKNVDSPFSHFFVNYSHGFQGLLQSDFSYDKLQLYYKQPIIIGPLGRSNLILEAGKTFGTIPLGLLSVIPGNQTYFTIENTFSNLNFYEFVTDQYTTLQWEHNFGGRLFSRIPFMRKLNWREIIGAKGVYGSISEANRRINASGLNYVAPQNGYWEYSAGVGNIFKVFRIDFAWRGSYLNTPDTQRFSIKGSFGFYF, from the coding sequence ATGAAAAATAAGATACGCTTTAGTTGGTTGTTGCTGGTTGTAGTCCATGTGCTGTGGTCTCAAACCAAAGTAGGCGGTGTGGTGGTAGATAAAGACAACCTGCCTATTGCGTTTGCCAACGTGGCCTTTAAGGGATCTAGCGAAGGAATGGTAGCAAATGAAGAGGGAAGGTTTTATTTAGAATCGGATTCTAACTACAGTATTTTGACGGTCTCTTCGGTGGGATATAATGACCGAGAGCTAACGCTATTGCATGCCGTGAACTATAACTTGAAGGTTTCTCTCTCGGAGATACAAACCCTAAACGAGGTAGTTATTTTTACGGGTAAAACATCCAAAAAGAACAATCCTGCGCTTGATATTTTGAGAAAAATTTGGGAAAGAAAACGCAAAAATGGCTTGTATCAATTTGAGCAATACCAGATGGAAAAATACGAAAAAGTGGAGTTTGATATGAATACCATTGATAGTGCCTTCATGAAAAGCAAGGTTTTTAAAGGCATGGAATTTGTTTTTAAACACATAGATACCTCTAAGGTTACCGGAAAATCGTATTTGCCCATATTTATAAACGAAACCCTATCGGATGTTTATGGTAGCAACAAGTTAAAAAAAATAAAAGAAAAACTAAAAGCAAACAAAAACTCTGGTTTTAGTAACAACCAACAAATTTTATCCTTTGTAAAAGATCTTTATTCGGACTACGATATTTATAACAACCATTTGACTTTTTTTGACAAAAGTTTTACCAGTCCGTTGTCTAAAACCGGAATTGACGTTTATAATTACGTATTGAGAGATAGTGCTTACATAAACAATAAATGGTGTTATAATATTTTGTTTTACCCCCGAAGAAAAAACGAACTAACCTTTAAGGGCGATTTTTGGGTTAATGACACCACCTATGCCATCAAAAAAATTAATATGGCCGTTACTCGAAGTGCCAATATAAACTGGGTAAAAGAAATTTATATTGAGCAAGAATTTGAAGTACAAAATGATTCTGTGTTTTTGTTAACCCGAGATTACATGATGTCGGATTTTGCCTTAAACAAAAAAGACGAGTCCAAAGGCGTTTACGGAAAACGAACCACACTATATGACCACCATAAATTTAATATAGAAAAACCAGCAGCTTTTTATAAAGAAGAAGTCAATTATATAGATAACGCAGTTTATAACCGATCCGAAGCCTATTGGGAAGAAAACAGATTTGAAAACTTAAACAAAGACGAGCGCGGGGTTTACAAAATGTTGGATACCCTAAAAACCGTCACCAAATTCAAACAACTCTACAGCTTAGTTTCGATACTCGGGAGTGGTTACATTGAGTTTCCGCCTATAGACTATGGGCCTATATTTTCGAGTTTTGGATACAACGAAGTAGAAGGAATCCGTCTAAGAACCGGCGGAAGAACCTATTTTGGACCCAACGATAGCTGGCGTTTGCAAGGCTACACCGCCTATGGATTTCAAGACAATAAATTTAAATACGGCCTCTCGGGCAAATGGATGGTTGACAAAAAAAAGCGCATCATCCTCTCGGCTGGTAACCGTCGAGACGTAGAGCAAATAGGCGCCAGTTTGACTACAACCAACGATGTGTTGGGCAGGAGTTTTGCTTCCTCTGCCTTATTTACCACAGGCAGTAACGGCAAGCTCACCAACATCAACCTCACCAACGTAGGAGTAGCCATCGAACCCATCAAAAACATAACACTACAAACCGGCTTTTCTTACCGAACATTAGAATCTGCCTCCCCAAGCTTTAGCCTAGATTACTACACCAATGCCACAGCCACCACCACGGCAAGCAAAGTCAAACAATCCGAACTAAACCTACAAGTAGAGTACACCCCCAACCGAAAAACCATAGGCTATGGCGTAGAAAGAAAAAATGTAGACAGCCCCTTTAGCCACTTTTTTGTCAATTACAGCCACGGATTTCAAGGCCTATTACAGAGTGACTTTAGCTATGACAAACTACAACTATACTACAAACAACCTATAATAATCGGACCACTAGGCCGTAGCAACCTAATCCTAGAAGCCGGAAAAACCTTTGGTACCATTCCGCTGGGATTGCTAAGCGTAATACCCGGAAACCAAACCTATTTTACCATCGAAAACACCTTTAGCAACCTTAATTTTTACGAATTTGTCACCGACCAATACACCACCCTACAATGGGAACATAACTTTGGAGGCAGACTCTTCTCCCGCATTCCGTTTATGCGCAAACTCAACTGGAGAGAAATTATAGGCGCCAAAGGCGTTTATGGCTCCATCTCAGAGGCCAACCGCCGCATCAACGCCTCGGGCTTGAATTATGTAGCACCCCAAAACGGATACTGGGAGTACAGCGCCGGAGTAGGAAATATTTTCAAAGTATTCCGAATAGATTTTGCCTGGCGCGGCAGTTACCTAAACACCCCAGATACACAGCGATTTAGTATCAAAGGATCTTTTGGATTTTATTTTTAA
- a CDS encoding pyruvate dehydrogenase complex E1 component subunit beta translates to MRTIQFREAICEAMSEEMRHDESVYLMGEEVAEYNGAYKASKGMLDEFGAKRVIDTPIAELGFTGIAVGSAMHGCRPIVEYMTFNFCLVGIDQIINNAAKMRQMSGGQFNVPIVFRGPTASAGQLGATHSQALENWFANTPGLKVVVPSTVYDAKGLLKAAIRDNDPVIFMESEQMYGDKGEVPDGEYTIPLGVADIKREGTDVTIVSFGKIIKEAHIAAEELAKEGISCEIVDLRTVRPLDYETILTSVKKTNRLVVLEEAWPFASVASEITYVVQERAFDFLDAPIQRITTADTPAPYSPVLLKEWLPNAQDVIKAVKKVMYK, encoded by the coding sequence ATGAGAACGATACAATTTAGAGAGGCCATTTGCGAAGCAATGAGTGAAGAAATGCGTCATGATGAGTCCGTTTATTTAATGGGTGAAGAAGTTGCCGAATACAATGGTGCTTATAAGGCATCTAAGGGTATGCTGGATGAATTTGGAGCAAAACGAGTGATTGATACTCCTATTGCTGAGTTGGGTTTTACTGGTATTGCCGTAGGATCTGCTATGCATGGTTGCCGTCCAATTGTAGAATATATGACGTTCAACTTTTGTTTGGTGGGTATTGATCAAATTATAAATAATGCAGCCAAAATGCGCCAAATGTCTGGTGGGCAGTTTAATGTGCCAATTGTGTTTAGAGGTCCAACGGCTTCGGCAGGGCAATTAGGTGCTACACATTCTCAGGCTTTGGAAAACTGGTTTGCAAATACTCCGGGTCTAAAGGTTGTGGTTCCCTCTACGGTATATGATGCTAAGGGGTTGTTGAAGGCTGCAATCCGAGATAATGATCCAGTGATTTTTATGGAATCGGAACAAATGTATGGTGATAAAGGAGAGGTTCCTGATGGCGAATATACCATTCCGTTAGGAGTAGCGGATATTAAACGAGAAGGAACGGATGTTACCATTGTTTCTTTTGGTAAAATTATTAAAGAAGCGCATATTGCTGCCGAAGAATTGGCTAAAGAAGGAATATCGTGCGAGATTGTGGATCTTAGAACGGTGCGCCCGCTAGATTATGAGACTATTTTGACATCGGTTAAAAAAACCAACCGTTTGGTGGTTCTTGAGGAGGCTTGGCCTTTTGCAAGTGTGGCTTCGGAGATTACGTATGTTGTTCAAGAACGCGCTTTTGATTTCTTGGATGCACCAATACAGCGTATTACTACTGCAGATACACCAGCGCCATATTCGCCAGTTTTGTTAAAAGAATGGTTGCCTAATGCCCAGGATGTGATCAAGGCAGTCAAAAAAGTAATGTATAAATAG
- a CDS encoding electron transfer flavoprotein subunit beta/FixA family protein: MKILVCISHVPDTTSKINFVESNSQFDTNGVQYVINPNDEFGLTRAIWFQEKQGATVTVVNVGGPETEPTLRKALAIGANQAIRVNATPTDGFFVAKQLAHVIQTGEYDLVIAGKESLDYNGGMVPGMLAGILGYNFLNSCTELTIEATAVTAVREIDGGKETVTTSLPLIIGGQKGLVEEKDLRIPNMRGIMTARTKPLTVVEAVDTPTTTKAISFDKPAPKSAVKLIAADNLDELINLLHNEAKVL; this comes from the coding sequence ATGAAGATATTAGTTTGCATTAGCCACGTTCCGGATACTACCTCAAAGATTAATTTTGTCGAAAGCAATTCGCAATTTGACACCAATGGCGTACAATATGTAATCAACCCAAACGACGAGTTCGGACTCACCAGAGCCATCTGGTTTCAAGAAAAACAAGGCGCAACAGTAACCGTAGTAAATGTAGGAGGCCCAGAGACAGAGCCTACTCTGCGCAAAGCATTAGCCATAGGAGCAAACCAAGCAATCCGTGTTAACGCCACCCCTACCGATGGTTTTTTTGTTGCAAAACAACTAGCCCATGTAATCCAAACCGGCGAATATGACTTAGTTATAGCAGGCAAAGAATCCCTAGACTACAATGGCGGTATGGTACCCGGAATGCTAGCCGGAATCCTTGGCTACAATTTTTTAAACTCCTGCACCGAACTAACCATAGAAGCAACAGCAGTAACGGCCGTTAGAGAAATAGATGGCGGTAAAGAAACCGTTACCACAAGCTTACCACTAATAATTGGAGGCCAAAAAGGACTCGTAGAAGAAAAAGACCTCCGCATACCTAACATGAGAGGAATCATGACCGCAAGAACCAAACCATTAACCGTAGTAGAAGCCGTAGACACACCCACTACCACCAAAGCAATAAGCTTTGACAAACCAGCTCCTAAATCTGCCGTTAAATTGATTGCCGCAGATAATTTAGACGAATTAATAAACCTATTACACAACGAAGCCAAAGTACTATAA
- a CDS encoding electron transfer flavoprotein subunit alpha/FixB family protein yields the protein MSILIYAESAEGKLKKVAFELASYAKKIAETLGTTVTALTINASDTSELAKYGVDKVLQVNQDKLSSFNAKAYTDVIQQAAEKENAPVVVLSSTTDSLYLSPLVAVALEAGYASNVVGLPVSTAPFQVKRNAFSNKAFQITEITTAVKVIGLAKNSYGVFENPASTTQEDFNPTIDATDFGIKVVSVEKVSGKVSIADADIVVSAGRGLKGPENWGMIEELATVLGAATACSKPVSDLGWRPHGEHVGQTGKPVATNLYIAIGISGAIQHIAGINSSKIKVVINTDPEAPFFKVADYGIVGDAFEVVPQLIEKLKAFKAQHA from the coding sequence ATGTCCATACTAATATACGCAGAATCCGCCGAAGGAAAACTCAAAAAAGTAGCTTTTGAATTAGCCTCCTACGCCAAAAAAATAGCCGAAACCTTAGGCACCACCGTAACAGCATTAACCATAAATGCCAGCGACACTTCGGAACTAGCCAAATACGGCGTAGACAAAGTACTACAAGTAAACCAAGACAAACTAAGCAGCTTTAACGCAAAAGCATATACCGATGTTATCCAACAAGCAGCCGAAAAAGAAAACGCTCCAGTGGTTGTGCTATCTTCTACTACAGACAGCCTGTATTTATCTCCTTTAGTAGCAGTAGCCCTAGAGGCAGGTTACGCATCCAATGTGGTTGGACTTCCGGTAAGCACCGCACCATTCCAAGTAAAAAGAAATGCTTTTTCAAACAAAGCGTTCCAAATAACCGAAATTACTACTGCCGTAAAAGTAATCGGATTAGCCAAAAACTCGTATGGGGTTTTTGAGAATCCAGCAAGCACCACGCAAGAAGATTTCAACCCAACAATAGACGCCACTGATTTTGGCATCAAAGTAGTATCCGTAGAAAAAGTAAGCGGTAAAGTTTCTATAGCCGATGCAGACATTGTAGTCTCTGCAGGCCGAGGATTAAAAGGACCCGAAAACTGGGGAATGATTGAAGAACTAGCCACCGTGCTTGGCGCAGCAACAGCCTGTTCCAAACCAGTTTCGGATTTAGGATGGAGACCCCACGGCGAACACGTAGGGCAAACCGGCAAACCAGTAGCTACCAATCTATATATAGCCATTGGAATCTCTGGAGCAATCCAACACATTGCCGGAATCAACTCTTCCAAAATAAAAGTAGTTATCAATACCGATCCCGAAGCACCGTTTTTTAAAGTGGCCGATTACGGAATTGTAGGAGATGCCTTTGAAGTGGTACCGCAGTTAATCGAAAAATTAAAAGCGTTTAAAGCCCAACATGCCTAA
- a CDS encoding bifunctional nuclease family protein produces MSLVKLSIKGISYSQTQNGAYALILNEVDGERKLPIVIGAFEAQSIAIALEKEIKPPRPLTHDLFKNFAERFDIIVKQVIIHKLVDGVFYSSIICERDKIEEIIDARTSDAIALALRFNAPIFTYKNILDKAGIYLKANPQDLENDSQEIEDILSNSETFDTGEQNTSSARTYLKHSLEELQELLSQAVGQEDYEKAAQIRDEISKREL; encoded by the coding sequence ATGAGCTTAGTTAAATTGTCCATAAAAGGAATTTCTTACAGTCAAACCCAAAATGGAGCTTATGCCCTTATTTTAAATGAGGTAGACGGAGAACGCAAACTTCCAATAGTTATCGGTGCCTTTGAAGCACAATCTATAGCCATCGCTTTAGAAAAAGAAATCAAGCCACCACGCCCCTTAACTCATGATTTGTTTAAAAATTTTGCAGAACGGTTTGATATTATTGTCAAGCAAGTAATCATACATAAATTAGTAGATGGCGTATTTTATTCTAGCATTATTTGCGAGAGAGATAAAATTGAAGAAATCATAGACGCACGCACCTCAGATGCTATTGCACTGGCACTGCGCTTTAATGCCCCAATTTTTACGTACAAAAACATTTTAGACAAAGCCGGAATTTATTTAAAAGCAAACCCACAGGATCTTGAAAATGATTCACAAGAGATAGAAGACATTTTGTCCAACTCCGAAACTTTTGATACTGGAGAACAAAACACCTCATCAGCACGCACCTATCTAAAACACAGCCTAGAGGAGCTCCAAGAACTCTTATCTCAAGCCGTAGGGCAAGAAGATTATGAGAAAGCAGCACAAATACGAGACGAAATATCCAAAAGAGAGCTTTAG
- a CDS encoding thymidylate synthase, with protein MKQYLDLVKHVLDHGVQKGDRTGTGTKSVFGHQMRFDLEEGFPMVTTKKLHLKSIIHELLWFLKGDTNIKYLQENGVKIWDAWADTNGDLGPVYGHQWRNWNSQEIDQISDLITELKTNPNSRRMLVSAWNPSVLPDTTKSFEENVANNKAALPPCHAFFQFYVANGKLSCQLYQRSADIFLGVPFNIASYALLTMMIAQVCNLKCGEFIHTFGDAHIYNNHMAQLELQLTRTPEKLPKMVLNPEIQNIFDFTYTDFTLEGYQPHDGIKGNVSI; from the coding sequence ATGAAGCAATATTTAGATTTAGTTAAGCACGTTTTAGACCACGGCGTTCAAAAAGGAGACCGAACCGGAACCGGAACCAAGAGCGTATTTGGCCACCAGATGCGTTTTGATCTAGAAGAAGGTTTCCCGATGGTGACCACCAAAAAACTACATCTCAAATCTATTATTCATGAATTGCTTTGGTTTTTAAAAGGCGACACCAATATTAAATACTTGCAAGAAAATGGCGTAAAAATATGGGATGCCTGGGCAGACACAAACGGCGATTTGGGCCCCGTATACGGACACCAATGGCGCAACTGGAACAGCCAAGAGATCGATCAAATCTCGGATTTAATTACAGAGCTCAAAACAAACCCCAATAGCCGCAGGATGTTGGTATCTGCTTGGAATCCTTCGGTATTGCCAGACACCACAAAATCATTTGAAGAGAACGTGGCCAATAACAAAGCCGCATTACCACCTTGTCATGCTTTTTTTCAATTTTATGTAGCCAACGGAAAACTATCTTGTCAATTATACCAACGAAGTGCCGATATTTTTTTAGGAGTTCCATTTAACATTGCTTCTTATGCGTTGTTAACCATGATGATTGCACAGGTATGCAACCTGAAATGTGGCGAATTTATCCACACCTTTGGCGATGCCCACATTTACAACAACCACATGGCACAACTAGAATTACAACTAACTCGAACACCCGAAAAACTACCCAAAATGGTTTTAAATCCCGAGATTCAAAATATTTTTGATTTTACCTATACCGATTTTACCCTCGAAGGGTACCAACCCCATGACGGCATTAAAGGCAACGTTTCGATTTAG
- a CDS encoding isoamylase early set domain-containing protein: MALKKRFLKSKPICKVTFVIAENTGIQAAVVGDFNGWDAQLGTLKKFKNGNFKGVFDICVGKSYEFRYVVDGVYSNEPEADFDIWNDHAAAKNSVLVV, translated from the coding sequence ATGGCTTTAAAAAAGCGGTTTTTGAAATCCAAACCAATCTGTAAGGTTACTTTTGTTATTGCCGAAAATACGGGCATACAAGCAGCAGTTGTAGGAGATTTTAATGGTTGGGATGCCCAATTAGGTACGTTAAAAAAATTCAAAAACGGAAATTTCAAGGGGGTTTTTGATATATGTGTAGGCAAATCGTATGAGTTTCGGTATGTTGTGGATGGTGTTTATAGCAATGAGCCAGAAGCAGATTTTGACATCTGGAATGATCATGCCGCCGCCAAGAATAGTGTATTGGTGGTCTAA